One stretch of Meiothermus cerbereus DSM 11376 DNA includes these proteins:
- a CDS encoding DUF721 domain-containing protein — translation MSRARPSAEIVAKILRQKGLSAGIRRGRALVLWPEIAGPALSELTEAERLEDGVLLVRVADSVVAHQLTYLREEFIRRYQEKQPGLVRELRFVVGAEKKARPKSKPAVLPKLNPEEESRLQKLAQRSPQDLQEVILRAGRAVLQRQKENPHPPCPICGGPSREHPCKPCQTLLAAPAVQREAGRLIRFPLKTRLEGEPLQAARYLAQQKLEAQLRDLLPQVIQQPELMPILQDTARRYLQLRTGEKEVRAYRHLLPESLGSLLKEV, via the coding sequence ATGTCCAGGGCCAGACCATCTGCCGAGATTGTCGCCAAAATTTTGCGCCAAAAAGGGCTTAGCGCCGGGATTCGGCGGGGCCGGGCGCTGGTGCTGTGGCCCGAGATCGCGGGGCCAGCCCTGAGCGAGCTCACCGAGGCCGAGCGCCTGGAGGACGGGGTGTTGCTGGTCCGCGTGGCCGACTCGGTGGTGGCCCACCAGCTTACCTATCTGCGGGAGGAATTCATCCGGCGCTACCAGGAAAAGCAGCCGGGCCTGGTGCGGGAGCTGCGGTTTGTGGTGGGGGCCGAGAAAAAAGCCAGGCCCAAAAGCAAGCCTGCCGTGCTGCCCAAGCTGAACCCCGAGGAGGAGTCCCGGCTGCAAAAGCTGGCCCAGCGCTCCCCCCAGGATCTTCAGGAGGTGATTCTACGGGCCGGAAGGGCGGTGCTGCAAAGACAAAAAGAAAACCCCCACCCGCCCTGCCCCATTTGTGGCGGGCCCAGCCGGGAGCACCCCTGCAAACCCTGCCAGACCCTCCTGGCAGCACCCGCTGTGCAACGTGAGGCGGGACGCCTGATCCGCTTTCCGCTCAAGACACGCCTCGAGGGCGAGCCCCTGCAGGCCGCCCGCTACCTGGCCCAACAAAAGCTCGAGGCCCAGCTACGTGACCTGCTGCCCCAGGTTATCCAGCAGCCCGAACTAATGCCCATCCTGCAAGATACCGCGCGGCGCTACCTGCAACTTCGCACGGGCGAAAAAGAGGTTCGGGCCTACCGTCACCTGCTACCCGAGTCGCTGGGCTCGTTGCTCAAAGAGGTATGA
- a CDS encoding branched-chain amino acid transaminase: MTTETKSKSVGGDSKMKAGLIWFNGQMVPQEEAKVSVLTHALHYGTSIFEGIRAYETPEGPAIFRLQEHTERFFHSAKVMMFEMPFSPEQINQAIQEVIRVNGYKSCYIRPLAWMGANTLGVNPLPNNPAEVMIAAWEWGTYLGDEAVRKGARLITSSWARFPANVMPGKAKVGGNYVNSALARVEAQQAGADEALLLDKEGFVAEGSGENIFFFRGGVLYAVEHSVNLMGITRDSVITIARDLGYEVREVRATRDQLYMADEMFMVGTAAEVTPISYLDHRAIGTGRAGEHTMKLRAAYMDVVHGKNPKYKAWLTYVK; this comes from the coding sequence ATGACAACCGAAACCAAATCCAAAAGCGTTGGGGGCGATAGCAAAATGAAGGCCGGGCTGATCTGGTTCAATGGGCAGATGGTGCCCCAGGAAGAGGCTAAAGTCTCGGTGCTGACCCATGCCCTGCACTATGGCACCAGCATTTTTGAAGGCATCCGGGCCTACGAGACCCCAGAAGGCCCCGCCATCTTCCGCTTGCAAGAGCACACCGAGCGCTTTTTTCACAGCGCCAAGGTCATGATGTTCGAAATGCCCTTTAGCCCCGAGCAGATTAACCAGGCCATACAGGAGGTTATCCGGGTCAATGGCTACAAAAGCTGCTACATCCGCCCGCTGGCCTGGATGGGGGCCAACACCCTGGGGGTGAATCCCCTGCCCAACAACCCTGCCGAGGTGATGATTGCCGCCTGGGAGTGGGGCACCTACCTGGGCGACGAGGCGGTGCGCAAGGGCGCCCGGCTCATCACCTCCTCCTGGGCCCGCTTCCCGGCCAATGTGATGCCCGGCAAGGCCAAGGTGGGGGGCAACTACGTCAACAGCGCCCTGGCCCGCGTGGAGGCCCAGCAGGCTGGGGCCGATGAGGCCCTGCTGCTCGACAAGGAAGGCTTTGTGGCGGAGGGATCGGGCGAAAACATTTTCTTCTTTCGGGGTGGCGTGCTGTACGCAGTCGAACACTCGGTCAACCTAATGGGCATAACCCGCGACTCGGTCATCACCATTGCCCGCGACCTGGGCTATGAGGTACGCGAGGTGCGGGCCACCCGCGACCAGCTCTATATGGCCGACGAGATGTTTATGGTAGGTACCGCTGCCGAGGTTACACCCATCTCGTACCTCGATCACCGGGCCATCGGTACCGGCAGGGCTGGCGAACACACCATGAAGCTCAGAGCCGCTTATATGGATGTGGTGCACGGTAAAAACCCCAAATACAAAGCCTGGTTGACCTACGTCAAATAG
- a CDS encoding MFS transporter, whose protein sequence is MKPLSLLFLTLFNSILGLSVLFPILGPLARELGLSEVQVGLFSTGYALMQFLLASYWGRRSEVMGRKPILLVGILGFASSFFLFALFAWLGYQQVLSSWGLFAFLLLSRLLGGAFSSATLPTAQAYLADITPREQRTQSFAVLGAAFGLGVIFGPAIGAGLAHFGLLAPVVFSASLALLNALFVWRVLPESRKPMDRPPTPPRLAWTDPRILPLLLIGLSINLASIAMEQTVAFLYQDRLGLSPAQTAQTVGLALVIFGVVGVLVQGFWVRLVRWPPRALLGLGLPLLLLGYLGLVFASNFVWLTASLVLLGLGSMTSPGLTAAQSLAVSDDEQGVVAGLSSAAQALGRMLGPVLGTSLYGLSPAYPYVFSATLIGLAILFFLAKPQLASPR, encoded by the coding sequence GTGAAACCACTCTCGCTGTTGTTTCTGACGCTGTTTAACAGCATTTTAGGCTTATCGGTTTTGTTTCCCATTCTGGGGCCGCTTGCGCGCGAGCTGGGCTTGAGCGAGGTACAGGTCGGGCTGTTTTCTACCGGCTATGCCCTGATGCAGTTCCTCCTGGCCTCCTACTGGGGGCGCCGGAGTGAGGTGATGGGGCGCAAGCCCATCCTGCTGGTGGGCATTTTGGGCTTCGCCTCGAGCTTCTTCTTGTTTGCCCTGTTCGCCTGGTTGGGCTACCAGCAGGTGCTTTCGAGCTGGGGGCTGTTTGCTTTCCTGCTGCTTTCCAGGCTCTTAGGCGGGGCTTTTTCCTCGGCTACCCTACCCACTGCCCAGGCCTATCTGGCCGACATCACCCCACGTGAGCAGCGCACCCAGAGCTTTGCTGTGCTGGGGGCTGCGTTTGGCCTTGGTGTGATTTTTGGTCCGGCGATTGGGGCTGGTCTGGCGCACTTTGGCCTATTGGCGCCGGTGGTTTTTTCAGCCAGCCTGGCTCTGCTCAATGCGCTGTTTGTGTGGCGGGTCTTGCCTGAGTCACGCAAGCCCATGGACCGCCCCCCAACCCCCCCCAGGCTGGCCTGGACCGATCCCCGTATTCTGCCCTTGCTGCTCATTGGTCTGAGCATCAACCTGGCCTCCATCGCCATGGAGCAGACCGTGGCCTTTTTGTACCAGGACCGCCTGGGGCTAAGCCCCGCCCAGACTGCCCAGACCGTAGGCTTAGCCCTGGTGATTTTTGGCGTGGTGGGGGTGCTGGTGCAGGGTTTCTGGGTGCGGCTGGTCAGGTGGCCGCCCAGGGCCTTGCTGGGCTTGGGTTTGCCCCTGCTGCTGCTGGGCTACCTGGGCCTGGTGTTTGCCTCTAATTTTGTCTGGCTCACGGCCTCGCTGGTGCTGCTGGGGCTGGGCTCCATGACCAGCCCGGGTTTAACTGCGGCCCAGTCGCTGGCGGTTTCCGACGACGAACAGGGTGTGGTGGCGGGCCTGTCCAGTGCCGCGCAGGCCCTGGGGCGCATGCTGGGGCCGGTGCTGGGTACCTCTTTATACGGGCTTTCCCCGGCTTATCCCTATGTGTTTTCAGCAACGCTGATTGGCCTGGCGATTTTATTCTTCCTGGCCAAACCTCAACTGGCCAGCCCGCGTTAG